From one Salmo salar chromosome ssa09, Ssal_v3.1, whole genome shotgun sequence genomic stretch:
- the LOC106612483 gene encoding inositol-trisphosphate 3-kinase C isoform X2: MVHWSPFVSFNKRYPWVQLAGHAGNFHAGEYGRLLKRYSECEQLCLLKLMGDILRPYVPGYYGVVQRDEQDYNLMDDLLADFDSPSIMDCKMGSRTYLEEELLKARERPRLRRDMYEKMVAVDPGAPTAQERAQQGILKPRYMQWRETLSSTATLGFRIEGIKRADGTCNTNFKKTKHRDQVMQALGDFVDGNIQILKVYLQRLEELRSVLEKSQFFRTHEVVGSSLLFVHNASGQARVWMIDFGKTVPLPAPLTLDHRTPWIEGNCEDGYLWGLDNLIDILSTMLPPSR; the protein is encoded by the exons ATGGTGCACTGGTCTCCCTTCGTGTCCTTTAACAAGCGCTATCCCTGGGTGCAGCTCGCTGGGCATGCAG GTAACTTCCATGCGGGGGAGTATGGGCGTTTGTTGAAGCGCTACAGTGAGTGTGAGCAGCTGTGCCTGTTGAAGCTGATGGGGGACATTCTGCGGCCCTATGTCCCTGGCTACTACGGCGTGGTGCAGAGGGACGAACAGGACTACAACCTAATGGACGACCTCCTGGCTGACTTTGACTCTCCCTCCATCATGGATTGCAAGATGGGCAGCAG GACTTACCTGGAGGAGGAGCTCCTGAAGGCCAGGGAGCGTCCACGGCTCCGCAGGGACATGTATGAGAAGATGGTGGCCGTGGACCCTGGGGCCCCTACGGCTCAGGAGAGGGCCCAACAAGGCATCCTGAAGCCCAGATAcatgcagtggagagagacccTCAGCTCCACTGCCACCCTGGGCTTCCGCATCGAGGGCATCAAG AGAGCGGATGGGACATGCAACACCAACTTTAAGAAGACCAAACACCGGGACCAGGTCATGCAGGCCCTGGGAGACTTTGTTGATGGGAACATTCAGATCCTG AAAGTCTACCTGCAACGTCTGGAGGAGCTGCGATCTGTGCTGGAAAAATCACAGTTCTTCAGAACACATGAG GTGGTGGGAAGCTCCCTGCTGTTTGTGCACAATGCGTCAGGCCAGGCCCGTGTGTGGATGATAGACTTTGGGAAAACGGTGCCCCTGCCTGCCCCCCTCACCTTGGACCACCGGACCCCCTGGATCGAGGGCAACTGCGAGGATGGCTACCTGTGGGGTCTGGACAACCTCATAGACATTCTCAGTACCATGCTCCCCCCCAGCCGCTGA
- the LOC123723947 gene encoding UPF0692 protein C19orf54 homolog gives MEWSPYQFLSLSLITQNCTAVTEGISMEHPPPPPPGPPTAASGAKQEEAVPGHSGRKDLCQGGSRRGPVLLSQRESRCGLVALWMADHLPQPPQCFHGDHSPDNNGQGLHSTGEMFSGVLLGLDQDNVSREYTQSDPTLPWLLLPQDSTSCPCPCPTVEAREAYVLAKQGKSLRYQLWSLDKVAQSNAQLREIDPQRAGDCTQCVVPKGGVEAGLAGQVVLLHTGGQTQ, from the exons ATGGAGTGGAGCCCTTATCaattcctttctctgtctcttatcACCCAGAATTGCACTGCAGTGACAGAAGGTATTTCAATGGAgcatccacctcctccaccaccaggaCCACCTACAGCTGCCTCGGGGGCCAAGCAAGAAGAAGCTGTACCAGGCCATAGCGGCAGGAAAGACCTCTGCCAAGGGGGATCACGCAGAGGCCCGGTGCTGCTCAGTCAGAGGGAGAGCAG aTGTGGTCTGGTGGCTCTATGGATGGCAGATCACCTACCACAGCCCCCTCAGTGTTTCCATGGAGACCATAGTCCAGACAACAATGGACAGGGGCTACACAGTACAGGGGAGATGTTCTCAG GTGTCTTGTTGGGTCTAGACCAGGACAACGTGAGCAGAGAGTACACTCAGTCTGATCCCACCCTGCCCTGGCTACTCCTGCCCCAGGACAGCACCTCATGCCCATGCCCCTGTCCCACCGTGGAGGCAAGAGAAGCTTACGTTCTGGCAAAGCAGGGTAAGAGCCTGCGCTACCAGCTGTGGAGCCTGGACAAGGTGGCCCAAAGCAATGCCCAGCTGAGGGAGATAGATCCCCAGAGGGCTGGGGACTGTACCCAGTGTGTGGTGCCCAAAGGAGGGGTGGAGGCCGGGCTGGCAGGCCAGGTTGTGTTGCTCCACACTGGGGGACAGACTCAGTGA